A stretch of DNA from Campylobacter concisus:
CCTTTTTACTAGGCTCCATTATCTCTTCAACAGATGCAGTAGCGGTATTTGCCATACTAAGAGCTAAGAAAATTTCACTTAAAAATAGCATTGCGCCATTGCTTGAACTTGAATCTGGCTCAAACGATCCAATGGCGATATTTTTAACTATGACGATCATTCAAATGATCTCACTAAATAGCACTCCAAGTGCGTCAGAGTGGGCGATCACACTTGTTAAGCAGTTTGGCATAGGTATCGCTATGGGCTATTTATTTGGCGTTGCTTTGCCAGCTATCTTTAATAGACTTCGCCTAAAAAGCTGGGGCCTTTATCCAGTTTTTTCTATCGCTTGGATATTGCTTTTATACACACTTTGCTTTAAGGTTGGCGGTAATGGCTACCTGGCTGTTTATATTGCTGGAATTTTTATAAACAAAAAAGAGTTTTCTCACAAGAAAAATTTGGTCGGTTTTCACGGCGGTATCGCTTGGGCGATGCAAATAGTTGTCTTTTTAACACTTGGTCTTTTAGTAAATCCTTCCGAGCTTCCAGCAACGGCACTAATGGCGCTTGTTTTGGCCTTGTGGCTTATGTTTTTTTGCAAGACCACTTGGTGTTTTTGCGTCGCTTGCATTTTCAAAATTTAAGATAAATGAGCAAATTTTTATCTCTTGGGTTGGACTAAGAGGTGTTGTGCCAGTGGTTCTAGCTACCTATGTTTATGTAGATGGCGTACGTGATGCGGATATGATTTTTAACATTATATTTTTTATGGTTTTGATTTCGATTTTGATACAAGGCATGTCGCTTGGCTTTGCGGCTGATAAATTTAAGGTTAAAGAGAGTGAGCAAGAGGATATTAAGCCGGTAGAAAACTCTCCGATCTTAAGCTACACGCTTCGCCAGCATACCATCCACTATGGCTCAAAACTAATTGGCAAAGATTTGGCTCAGCTTGAGCTTCCAACTGAGTTTTTAATAATCCTAATAAAGCGTAAAAACGAGTATCAAAAGCCAACTGGCTCAACAATCTTTGAAGAAAATGACTTACTGCTAATACAATGCGAAAATCAAGTGCTTTATCAAGATACGGTTAAGTATTTGACATATTAAATTTATGCTATTTCACCAATAAAATTTTTATAAAACATATTTGGTAAAAAGCACAACCGTATATACCTCTATAATGGGCGGTAGATTTTTAATTTGAATTTGTCTTGCAGCCAAGTTCAGACAAGGTATTTAAAATTAGACTAAAATTTAAATTTCTAGCCCAAAATGAGCTAGAAATTTTATTATTCTAAGGCTTGAGCTAGATCAGCTATCAGATCCTCGGCGTTTTCAAGGCCTATGCTAACTCTTATTAGCTCTTTTGTGATGCCAGCTTTGATGAGCTCTTCGCTACTTAGTTGTTGGTGAGTCGTTGAGGCTGGATGCGTGACGAGCGACTTTGTATCGCCGATATTTACAACGATCTTAAAGAGTTTTACGCGCTCTAGCATCTTTTTTGCGCGCTCAAAGCTATCGGTTTCAAAGCAAAATAGCCCGCTAGCCATGCCGTCTTTAAAGTATTTTTGAGCCTTTGCGTGATCTACGTTGTCAGCAAGCCCGGGATATGCCACGCTTTTTATATGCTTGTGAGAGTTTAGAAATTTAGCCACTTTTAGCGCGTTTTGTGAGTGTCTCTCAACCCTAACAGCAAGCGTTTCTAGCCCTTGTATAAGCTGCCAAGAGTTAAACGGAGATATTACAGCGCCGATGTCGCGCACGATAGCAAGTCTCATTCTTAGTGTGTAGATGTCAAAACGATCCGTCATATCAGCATAGACGATGTCGTGATAGCTCGCATCTGGCACATTAAAATGCTCATATCTCTTGTTGCCTTTTAGCTTTTCGTTTAGGTGATTTGCACTTACGACCACACCTGCTAGGCTAAGGCCCTGACCGCTCATATATTTGCTCGCACTATGTACGCAAACATCGACACCGTGGCGAAGTGGCTGAAAGATGATAGGCGTTGGCACGGTGTTATCAGTGATGCTGATAATGCCATATTTGTTTGCGATCTCTACGATTTTCTCGATATTTGGGATAGAAATTTGCGGATTTGAGAGCGTTTCAAAAAATATAGCTCTAGTTTTATCATCTATAAAACTCTCCAGATCATCAGCTGTGTCGCTGTCAAAGACTCTAGCTTCTATGCCAAATCTTTTCAGTGTGTGGGTAAAAAGCACCGTCGTGCCGCCATAAATTTTCTTAGCGATGATGATGTTATCGCCTGCTTGGGCTAAATTTATTATGCTGTAAAACAAAGCTGACTGACCGCTTGCAGTCGCTATCGCAGCGGCTCCGCCTTCAAGTGCGGCAACCCTTTTTTCAAAGATGTCTGTTGTTGGATTGCCAAGTCTTGTGTAGATGTGGCCGCCATCTTTTAGATCAAACCTAGCAGCCGCAGTCTCGGCGCTTCCAAAGTCATAAGCCGTGCTTTGAAAAATAGGCACAGCCATCGTGCCAAAGCCCTCGTTTGTGTCGTAGCCTACGTGGATCGCAGCGGTTTCTTGCTTCATTTTTGCTCCTTGTTTGGTAATTTTGGCGTAAATTATACATTAGCAAAGCCAAAATTTAGGGGATAAAGTCAAATTTTGATATAATTTGCCAAAAAAAAGGAAAAATTTGAACCAAGTCACGGACAAATTTAAGCGTGTAAAATATCTTCGTGCGCTAGAAAAATTTGCAAAATCAGCAATAAACGGGCTAAAAAGAGATGACTTTGACGAGACTGAATTTCGCCAAAGAGTTGAGAAAAATGCAAAAGTCATCGAAAAAGTCGAAGCTGTCTATCTTGATCAGCCATACTCAAAGGCACTAGAAAATTTTATAAATTTGCTTATCAAAAATGCTTCAAAAGATGAGCTTCTAAAGGCGGCAAATCTACTTGATAAGCTAAAAAATCAAAAGACATATAAAAAAGAAAAACATAAAAATAAATTTAAGGATGAGGATTGAAAGTAGTTATTTTTGATATGGATGGCACCGTGATCGATAGCGGCGAGGCGATATATAAAACGGTGAATGAAGTAAGAGATGAGCTAAATTTGCCGCCACTTGAAAAAGAATTTATCATAAAAGCGATCAACGAGCCAGGTAGAAATTTGGCCCTTGAGTTTTACGGCATCGACACGCCAAGCAGGAGCTTAAAAGAGGGCTTTGAAGAGAAATTTAAGAAATTTTACGATGAGTGTGCGAGCACGTATGAGGGCGTAAAAGAGCTTTTGCAAAAGTGCAGAGATGCTGGCTACAAAGTCGTTTTGGCAAGCAATGCACCACACGATACGCTAGAGAAAATTTTAAAGAAAAATGAAATTTATGAGCTATTTGACGAGGTTATCGGCGCTAGCAAAGAGATACCGCAAAAGCCAGATCCTGCGATGCTTCATCTAGCTGTTAGTAAAACTAAAGCTAACAAGGCGATCTTTGTTGGAGATAGCCTAAAAGACGAGCTAGCTGCCAAAAATGCAAATATGCCTTTCTTGCAAGTTAGCTGGGGATTTGGCGAGGAGAGCAAAACTGCGACCTATAATGCCAAAAATGTTGGTGGGGCGTGGGAGATAATATTAAATTTTTAACTTAGTTTTAATTGGCTATAATCTTAAGAAATTTTCAAAGAAACAGTGATGATAGATATATTTGAGGGCAGTGCGAGGGATAAATTTTATGACATTTTGTTTAACGCAAATGCCGTTTTGGTTAAAAACGAGATAGATAAAATTTTTGAGAAATTTGTGGCTCTTAGCGAGCTTTGCGAGAGGCATGGCATTAACGAAGATGAGGTTGCAAATTTTGTGGCTAGCGAACAAGATAAAATTTATAATGGTTTAAATGACCTGTATATTGGGCTTAGTGGAGAAATTTTAAGCCAAAATGAGTAAGATTTTTGCACTCATTGCTTTGCTTGTTGCTCTTATTTTTGCTAAGGAGCCAAATTTTGACCCAAGTGCAATTCACACATTTGAGCTTAAAAAAGATGAGTGGGCGAGGGTTTTTATAACTGAAAAACGAACTCAAAGGGTCGAGACATTTGACTTTCGTTGGACGCTATTTGATAGCACAAATATTACCGTGCAAAGCTTTTTTAGGCGCTATCCAAGGCAGATGGTCTTTTCGCTAAGACAAGGACAAAACACCTATATGCAGCGAGTTTTGCCTGATTTTACGATGCCGCCAAATGAGAGCGTAAGCCTTTATATATCATTTATTGACTTTAAGGATAAAAAGGCGCATTTTAGGGTAGCTTTGCTAGATGAAAGCAAGCGCGTGGATGTGGGTTTTAGAGATCCAGATGAGGCTAAATAGAAGGATAAAAATGGATAAAATCGATGAAATAATGGGTAAATTTATAAGCGAGCTTGGCTGCAAAGAGGCGTTTGAGATGTTTTTAAAGATAAGCTCAGGCAAGAAGCTGCGCTCAAAACTTCTTTTAAAGATCGCAGGAGAAAGTGAAATTTCACTTAAACTCTGCGCTATCATCGAGCTTATTCACCTTGCAAGCTTGCTTCATGACGACGTCATAGACGAGGCAAATATAAGACGAGGCAAGCCAAGTATAAATGCACTTTATGGCAGCAAAAACTCAGTCATGCTAGGCGACATCCTCTACTCGAAGGCTTATTTTGAGCTTACAAAATTTGATCCAAACATCGCAGCTATCATCTCAGACGCAGTAAGCAAGCTAAGTATCGGCGAGATGATGGATGTAAAAATGGCTGAAAATTTTAATGAAAATGAGCAAGAATACTTAAAAATGATCTACTATAAAACAGCTGTTTTGATAGAAGCCACGGCTATTTGCGGGGCGAAGCTAGCTGGCAAAGATAGTGAGAAATTTGGAATTTATGGCAAAAATTTAGGTCTTGCATTTCAGGTCGTTGATGATATATTAGACATAACTCAAGATGAAAAAACGCTTGGCAAGCCAGCACTTAATGACTTTGTCGAAGGCAAAACGACACTTCCTTACATTTATCTTTATAAGAGCTTAGATGAAGCTGGCAAAGCAAAACTTAGATCGCTTTGGTCAAAGAGACTAAACGCAGGTGAAATTTCTTGGCTAAAAGAGGAATTTATTAAGACAAATTCGCTTCAAAAAGCGGTTAATGAAGCAAAAAGGCTTGGAAATGAAGCGATAGAAGCGATAAAAGAGTATAAAAACGCCGAGCTTGAAGGGATCATAAAAAGCATGATAGATAGGGAATTTTGATGCACTATTTAGATATAAGTTTTACATATAAAAATACTGATATTTCGGTTAGAGAAAAGCTTGCATTTGATAGCGATGAGAAAAAAGAGCAAATTTTAAAACTACTAAGGTCAAACAAAAGTATAAACGAATGTATGGTTTTAAATACATGCAACCGCGTCGAGATAATTGCAAGCGTTAGTGATCTAGAAAGTGCAACGACGCATGCGTTTAGATGCATGTCTGTATTTTCAGGTGTTTTTGAAGATGAGCTTTATGAAAGGGCTGATATTTATGAAGATAGCGGAGCCGTGCACCACCTCTTTGCCGTGGCAAGCTCGCTTGATAGCCTAGTCGTCGGCGAAACGCAGATCGTTGGCCAGCTAAAAAATGCCTTTAAATTTGCTTACGATAGCTCAGCTTGCGGCGAACAAATCAGTAAAATCATCCACTATGCATGTAAATGCGCTGCTAAAGTTAGAAACGAAACTCAAATTTCTAAAAACCCGATCTCCGTTTCAAGCGTTGCTGTGGCAAAAGCAAAAGAAATTTTTGGTACGCTTGAAGGAAAAACTGCTATCGTTGTAGGCGCTGGCGAGATGGGCGAGCTAGCAGCAAAACACCTAATCTCAAGTGGCGCAGAGGTGATCATCATAAACAGAAGCTCCGAGCGTGTTGAGCAGCTAGTTGATAGTCTAGGAGATAACGCTAGCTGGGATAGCATTTTAAAATTAAAAGAGTATGTAAATAATTACGACCTAATATTTTCAAGCACCGCAGCCCCGCACGCTATCATCACAAACGCCATAATCGAACCAAGAGAATTTCATAGATACTTTTTTGATATTGCCGTACCAAGGGATATTGATCTTATAAATACAGAATTTATTAGCGTCTATACGGTCGATAGTTTAGAAGAGATAGTAAGGAAAAATTTAGCCCTAAGAGAGGAGCAAGCACAAAAGGCTTATTCTATCGTAGGTCAAAGCACAAGCGAATTTTTAAAAATTTTAAAAGAAGATATGAGCGTTCCACTCATAAAATCGATCCGCAAGCAAGCTGAAATTTGTGCTAAAAATGAGCTAGAAAAGGCGATAAAAAAGGGTTATTTAAAACATAGCGACTTTGAGGAGGCGCAAAAGCTCATCCATCAAGTCTTTAAGGCATTTTTGCACCAGCCAACTATGAAGCTAAAAGGACTTGCAGACGAGGAGAGAGCGAGTGAGCTTTCAAATGGAGTTAAATTTTTATTTGACATACAAGATGAACAAAATTTTCAAGCAGGAGATATAGATGAAATTTAGTAAATTTTACGCCCCAACGACCAAAGAAGCACCAAAAGACGCATCTTTGCCAAGTCATCAGTTTTTGATCAGGGGTGGATTTGTCGAGCAATTTGGCTCCGGACTTTACAACTATCTGCCGCTTGGAAAGATCATGCACGATAAAATTTCACGTGTGGTAAAAGAGGAGATGGACGAGGCTGGCGCGCTAGAGGTGAGCTTTAGCGTGGTTACTTCAAGCGAGCTTTGGAAACAAAGTGGCCGCTACAACGTCTTTGGCAAGGAGCTTTTGCGCTTCAAAGATAGAAAAGAAAATGACTTTGTACTAAGCCCAACAAACGAAGAGGCAGCCGTTGCCTTGGTGCGTGGCAAGGTTACTAGCTATAAGCAGCTGCCATTAAATTTATATCAGATAAATACTAAATTTCGTGACGAAGCAAGACCACGCTTTGGCTTGCTAAGAGGTCGTGAATTTACGATGAAAGATGGTTATAGCTTTCACTCCAGCAAAGAGGATCTAAAGCGTGAGTTTGATCTTATGGAAGCAACTTACAGCAAAATTTTTACTCGTCTGGGGCTAAATTTTAGAGCCGTTGAGGCTGATAGTGGAGCCATTGGCGGTAGCGGCAGTAAAGAATTTATGGTGCTTGCAAGTAACGGAGAAGATGACATCCTTTGCTGTGAGACTTGCAAATACGCTGCAAATATAGAGGCTGCTAGAAGAAAAGCTAGAACAACCGATGCTGAAGCACCAGAGGCTGACGCGGCTAAATTTAAAACGCCAGATACAAAGACTATAAAAGGTGTGGCTGAGTTTTTTAAAGTTAGCGAGTTTTACTGTATAAAAGCTGTTATTAAAAAAGCTATTTATGAAGACAAAGAAGAAGTTGTGGTCTTTTTCGTAAGAGGCGATGACGAGCTTCAAGAGACAAAGGCACAAAATGCTTGTAATGCGCTCGAGCTTGTCGATGCTAGCGAAGAAGAGATTATAAAAGCTGGGCTTGTGGCTGGATTTTGCGGACCAGTTGGGCTAAAAGATGTAAAATTTTACATAGACAACGAGCTAAAAGGCGCAAATAATATGATATGTGGTGCCAACGAAAAGGACTACCACTTTGTTGGCGTTAGCGTTAGCGGATTTAACAAAGAGAGATTTAAAGATCTTATAAAGGTAAAAGAGGGTGATAAATGCCCAGTTTGCGGCGGAAATTTAAAACTTAGCAAGGGTATCGAGGTAGGCCATATCTTTCAGCTAGGCGATAAATATTCAGCTGCGATGAACGCGACATATCTTGATGAAAATGGCAAAGCAAAGCCATTTTTGATGGGCTGCTATGGCATTGGCATCAGCAGGCTGATCGCTGTGATGATAGAGGCTAGCCACGATGAGAAGGGCTGCATCTGGAAAAAAGAGTGCGCGCCGTTTGATGTGGAGATCATCATCTCAAATTTAAAAGATGAGGCGGGCGTGGAATTTGCATTTGAGCTTTATGAGAGCCTTAAAAAAGCTGGCATTAGTGTTATCATCGATGATAGAAACGAGAGATTTGGCGTTAAGATGAATGATTTTGAGCTTATCGGCTTTCCTTACGCGCTACTTGTGGGTAAAGAATTTGCAAATGGCAAGGTCGAGTTTATAACAAGAGATGGTTTAAGTAAAGAAACGATCGGTGTAAACGAAGCCTTTAAAAAGATAAAAGAAAGCTTATGAGATTTTTTGCATTTTTGTTTTTTTTGATAGAAGCGATATTTATCTATCTTTTTGTTGATAAATTTGGCTTTTTAAACTACTTTCTTGAGGTGCTTGTTTCTGGATTTGTGGGTATCGCATTTCTTTTAAATGCTGGATCTTCTAGCTTAAATTTGCCTC
This window harbors:
- the hemA gene encoding glutamyl-tRNA reductase translates to MHYLDISFTYKNTDISVREKLAFDSDEKKEQILKLLRSNKSINECMVLNTCNRVEIIASVSDLESATTHAFRCMSVFSGVFEDELYERADIYEDSGAVHHLFAVASSLDSLVVGETQIVGQLKNAFKFAYDSSACGEQISKIIHYACKCAAKVRNETQISKNPISVSSVAVAKAKEIFGTLEGKTAIVVGAGEMGELAAKHLISSGAEVIIINRSSERVEQLVDSLGDNASWDSILKLKEYVNNYDLIFSSTAAPHAIITNAIIEPREFHRYFFDIAVPRDIDLINTEFISVYTVDSLEEIVRKNLALREEQAQKAYSIVGQSTSEFLKILKEDMSVPLIKSIRKQAEICAKNELEKAIKKGYLKHSDFEEAQKLIHQVFKAFLHQPTMKLKGLADEERASELSNGVKFLFDIQDEQNFQAGDIDEI
- a CDS encoding O-acetylhomoserine aminocarboxypropyltransferase/cysteine synthase family protein, encoding MKQETAAIHVGYDTNEGFGTMAVPIFQSTAYDFGSAETAAARFDLKDGGHIYTRLGNPTTDIFEKRVAALEGGAAAIATASGQSALFYSIINLAQAGDNIIIAKKIYGGTTVLFTHTLKRFGIEARVFDSDTADDLESFIDDKTRAIFFETLSNPQISIPNIEKIVEIANKYGIISITDNTVPTPIIFQPLRHGVDVCVHSASKYMSGQGLSLAGVVVSANHLNEKLKGNKRYEHFNVPDASYHDIVYADMTDRFDIYTLRMRLAIVRDIGAVISPFNSWQLIQGLETLAVRVERHSQNALKVAKFLNSHKHIKSVAYPGLADNVDHAKAQKYFKDGMASGLFCFETDSFERAKKMLERVKLFKIVVNIGDTKSLVTHPASTTHQQLSSEELIKAGITKELIRVSIGLENAEDLIADLAQALE
- a CDS encoding DUF2018 family protein — encoded protein: MIDIFEGSARDKFYDILFNANAVLVKNEIDKIFEKFVALSELCERHGINEDEVANFVASEQDKIYNGLNDLYIGLSGEILSQNE
- a CDS encoding HAD family hydrolase, which codes for MKVVIFDMDGTVIDSGEAIYKTVNEVRDELNLPPLEKEFIIKAINEPGRNLALEFYGIDTPSRSLKEGFEEKFKKFYDECASTYEGVKELLQKCRDAGYKVVLASNAPHDTLEKILKKNEIYELFDEVIGASKEIPQKPDPAMLHLAVSKTKANKAIFVGDSLKDELAAKNANMPFLQVSWGFGEESKTATYNAKNVGGAWEIILNF
- a CDS encoding proline--tRNA ligase, whose product is MKFSKFYAPTTKEAPKDASLPSHQFLIRGGFVEQFGSGLYNYLPLGKIMHDKISRVVKEEMDEAGALEVSFSVVTSSELWKQSGRYNVFGKELLRFKDRKENDFVLSPTNEEAAVALVRGKVTSYKQLPLNLYQINTKFRDEARPRFGLLRGREFTMKDGYSFHSSKEDLKREFDLMEATYSKIFTRLGLNFRAVEADSGAIGGSGSKEFMVLASNGEDDILCCETCKYAANIEAARRKARTTDAEAPEADAAKFKTPDTKTIKGVAEFFKVSEFYCIKAVIKKAIYEDKEEVVVFFVRGDDELQETKAQNACNALELVDASEEEIIKAGLVAGFCGPVGLKDVKFYIDNELKGANNMICGANEKDYHFVGVSVSGFNKERFKDLIKVKEGDKCPVCGGNLKLSKGIEVGHIFQLGDKYSAAMNATYLDENGKAKPFLMGCYGIGISRLIAVMIEASHDEKGCIWKKECAPFDVEIIISNLKDEAGVEFAFELYESLKKAGISVIIDDRNERFGVKMNDFELIGFPYALLVGKEFANGKVEFITRDGLSKETIGVNEAFKKIKESL
- a CDS encoding polyprenyl synthetase family protein → MDKIDEIMGKFISELGCKEAFEMFLKISSGKKLRSKLLLKIAGESEISLKLCAIIELIHLASLLHDDVIDEANIRRGKPSINALYGSKNSVMLGDILYSKAYFELTKFDPNIAAIISDAVSKLSIGEMMDVKMAENFNENEQEYLKMIYYKTAVLIEATAICGAKLAGKDSEKFGIYGKNLGLAFQVVDDILDITQDEKTLGKPALNDFVEGKTTLPYIYLYKSLDEAGKAKLRSLWSKRLNAGEISWLKEEFIKTNSLQKAVNEAKRLGNEAIEAIKEYKNAELEGIIKSMIDREF